The segment CGGCGAGCCGGTACCAGGTGGGCCGGTAGGGGTCGAGCAGTTCGGCGTAGCCGGGCCGGGCCGTGGTGATCGCCGTCCAGAGCAGCCAGGCGCCCAGCGGGGCGGCCACCACGGGCACCAGGGCCAGCCCGACGCCGGCGGCCAGCCGGCCGGCGGTGGCCCGGTCGCGTCGCCGCAGCAGCCAGCCGAGCACGCCGACCGCGGCCACCGCGAGCAGCGCCAGCGGCAGGGTCAGCCAGCCCGGATAGCGGACCAGCCCGCCGGGCACCGGGAAGTAGGTGGCGTCGTGGTCCGACCGCAGCGCCTTCAGATCGGTACGCCCGAACTCGCGGGCCAGCCCCAGCGCGTTGTCGCCGTGCATCTGGAGGCTGCGCCGGTCCATCGCCGCCGGGGTGTCCAGCGGCGTGTGGTAGACCGCGCCGCCGTCGATGTAGGCCGAGTTCAGCCCGACGAAGTCCTTGTCCAGGAAGGCGGTGAAGTCGGTGTCGTTCGGCAGCGCCCGGTAGATCTCCACCGCGAACGAGGTGCCCACCGGGTGCGGGGCGGCCCGGCCGAAGACGTCGACCAGCTTCGCGTTGTCCCGGGACGTCTCGAACATGATCACCGGACCGGTGGAGCCGCGCGCCTCCAGGTTGAGCACCACCCCACCGTCGGCGGCGAGCGGATGGCTCTGCGCGAACGCGGCGGCCCCGCAGAGGCAGGCCTCCTCGGCGTCGGTGAGCACCAGGACGATGTCGTTGCGGGGGCGGGGCCCGGCGGTCAGCGCCCGCGCCACCTCCAGGATCGTCGAGGTGCCGGCGGCGTCGTCGTTGCCGCCCGGCCCCGACTGCACCGAGTCGTAGTGGGCGACCAGGAAGACCCGGCCGGTCGGCGCGGTCCCCGGCACCCGG is part of the Micromonospora sp. R77 genome and harbors:
- a CDS encoding M28 family peptidase, encoding VIAARPHVAGSPANDQVREHLVGVLRGLGLETEVQDTVAPEAGQLSGAAGGATVARVRNVVARVPGTAPTGRVFLVAHYDSVQSGPGGNDDAAGTSTILEVARALTAGPRPRNDIVLVLTDAEEACLCGAAAFAQSHPLAADGGVVLNLEARGSTGPVIMFETSRDNAKLVDVFGRAAPHPVGTSFAVEIYRALPNDTDFTAFLDKDFVGLNSAYIDGGAVYHTPLDTPAAMDRRSLQMHGDNALGLAREFGRTDLKALRSDHDATYFPVPGGLVRYPGWLTLPLALLAVAAVGVLGWLLRRRDRATAGRLAAGVGLALVPVVAAPLGAWLLWTAITTARPGYAELLDPYRPTWYRLAVVALAATILFTWYALTRRRFGPAALAFGGLVWLALFGVLLAVLVPGGAYLTTLPALAGALAGLAALTTRLDGPWPVLAVTLAGAVAVLILLPTVVLLFPALGMAMGGVAALFAVLLGL